In the Gossypium arboreum isolate Shixiya-1 chromosome 10, ASM2569848v2, whole genome shotgun sequence genome, one interval contains:
- the LOC108464576 gene encoding probable protein phosphatase 2C 25 codes for MSLSLIIPNSPIFSPKKVPSIFCKSDGSSFSSSPRTNGSQQPPSSPLSLSLSSPKSSLPISSTPQSPSSPLKSPLSIRVPKKQLLFGTDVAPVKRKRPGRIEIPTSMAVQLGFAAETPRGEEEVQVEEEGYSVYCKRGRRGKMEDRYSAAVNLNGDPKQAFFGVYDGHGNSKAAEFVAKNLDKKVMEEVSKTGEDAIDGAIRDAYLFTDMDFLKEDVGGGTCCVTAMIRKGDIFVSNAGDCRAVLSRNGVAEALTNDHHPSREDERDRIEALGGYVDCCHGVWRIQSSLAVSRAIGDKHLKQWVIAEPETKMLKIKPECEFLILASDGLWNKVTNQEAVDLVRPFCVGLDKPKPFSACKKLAELSSWRGSFDDISVMVVQLQHFLF; via the exons ATGTCATTGTCTCTAATAATTCCTAATTCTCCCATTTTCTCACCAAAAAAGGTTCCTTCAATATTCTGCAAATCGGACGGTTCTTCTTTCTCGTCTTCCCCTCGGACCAACGGTTCTCAACAACCACCGTCGTCTCCGTTGTCTCTTTCGTTATCATCTCCTAAATCGTCTCTCCCTATTTCTTCGACACCGCAATCTCCTTCTTCTCCGTTGAAATCTCCGTTGTCAATTCGTGTACCGAAGAAACAACTCTTGTTCGGAACAGATGTGGCGCCGGTGAAGAGGAAAAGGCCCGGGAGGATTGAGATACCGACTTCGATGGCGGTTCAGCTTGGATTTGCAGCGGAGACGCCTAGAGGTGAGGAAGAGGTGCAAGTGGAAGAGGAAGGATATTCTGTTTATTGTAAGAGAGGGAGAAGAGGGAAAATGGAAGACCGCTATTCAGCCGCCGTTAATCTTAACGGTGATCCTAAACag GCTTTCTTTGGCGTTTACGATGGGCATGGAAATTCAAAGGCAGCTGAATTCGTGGCAAAGAATTTAGATAAGAAAGTAATGGAGGAAGTATCAAAAACAGGTGAAGATGCCATTGATGGTGCAATTAGGGATGCATATTTATTCACGGATATGGATTTTCTAAAGGAAGATGTGGGTGGTGGTACTTGCTGCGTCACGGCAATGATTCGTAAAGGCGATATTTTCGTATCAAATGCAGGCGATTGTCGTGCTGTTTTGAGCCGAAACGGTGTAGCAGAGGCTTTGACAAATGATCACCACCCTTCAAGGGAAGATGAGCGAGACAGAATTGAAGCTTTG GGTGGTTACGTTGATTGTTGCCATGGTGTTTGGAGAATTCAAAGTTCCCTTGCTGTATCAAGAGCCATTGGTGATAAACATCTTAAACAATGGGTGATTGCTGAACCAgagacaaaaatgttaaaaattaagCCCGAGTGTGAGTTTTTGATCCTGGCATCAGATGGTCTTTGGAACAAG GTTACTAATCAAGAAGCAGTCGATTTAGTTCGGCCTTTTTGCGTAGGTCTCGATAAGCCTAAACCATTTTCCGCTTGCAAGAAGCTTGCCGAATTATCATCATGGAGAGGTTCATTTGACGACATCAGCGTGATGGTAGTTCAGCTACAACATTTTCTCTTCTGA
- the LOC108466469 gene encoding late embryogenesis abundant protein D-19: MASEQYQAMRNAPQEEKEELDARAKQGETVVPGGTRGKSLDAQINLAEGRHKGGETRKQQLGTEGYQEMGRKGGLSNSDMSGGERAADEGVTIDESKFRTKN, from the exons ATGGCGTCAGAGCAATATCAAGCTATGAGGAATGCACCACAAGAGGAAAAAGAAGAGCTTGATGCAAGGGCAAAGCAAGGGGAGACTGTGGTTCCTGGTGGGACTCGTGGGAAAAGCTTGGATGCTCAGATTAACCTAGCTGAAG GGAGGCACAAAGGAGGGGAAACAAGGAAGCAACAACTAGGAACAGAAGGGTACCAAGAAATGGGACGCAAAGGTGGTCTGAGCAACTCTGATATGTCTGGCGGTGAACGTGCAGCTGATGAAGGTGTCACCATCGATGAATCCAAGTTCAGAACCAAAAACTAA